A region of Denticeps clupeoides chromosome 19, fDenClu1.1, whole genome shotgun sequence DNA encodes the following proteins:
- the slitrk3a gene encoding SLIT and NTRK-like protein 3, whose amino-acid sequence MLWVTLLSTIALGWTTPIPLLDDSEEIDEPCFDPCYCEVKEGFFYVHCDSKGFTNVSQVSQSWSRPFKLNLQRNSMRKLYFNSFLHLNNAISLNLGNNALQDIHAGAFNGLSVLRKLFLHENKLEVFRNDTFLGLESLEYLQADYNVIKRIESGAFRNLHKLRVLILNDNLIPALPNLLFRSVSLTHLDLRGNRLKTLPYRGTLEFVGRSLMEIQLEENPWNCACEIVQLKAWLERVPYTALVGDITCEYPFHLHGKDLREIRRGELCPLLSEAEIEARLGIPKTPFSSEGAWPTKPSSMLSSFHNTASSVEYKERHAKPTKRPRPTKTPPTPRAAYPGPNQPPVAAYQTRPPIPIICPAGCTCNLHITDLGLTVNCKEKGFHNISELLPRPLNAKKLYLSGNLIQKIYRSDFWNFSSLDLLHLGNNRISYVQEGAFINLPNLKSLYLNGNDVERLTPGMFRGLQALRYLYLEYNVIREVQPAAFSLMPGLQLAFLNDNLLRTLPADAFAGTSLARLNLRNNYFLHLPVAGVLEHLHSIVQIDLHQNPWDCSCDAVPLKQWMEKLSSVIVVGEVICRTPESASGKDLRALDAEAVCPELRLAAPSPARPLAPSPGGSGVRRAPQAGPVPLSVLILSLLVLFISAVFVAAGLFAFVLRRRKKLPFRKRPEADLAGIQMQCRMFDERPAASPEKPAGHVYDYIPHPVTQMCNNPIYKPREGEMEPQLAETKDGGSSYRTLLEKEREWNMAVSSSQLNTIVTINQANGALCPTVIDSQRPTPTVGFVDCLYGTVPKLKDMHVAHAHPPGMQYPDLQQDARLKETLLFTAGKGFPDQTQSEYLELRAKLQTKPDYLEVLEKSYRF is encoded by the coding sequence ATGCTGTGGGTTACCCTGCTAAGCACAATAGCTTTAGGATGGACCACGCCGATCCCGTTGCTGGACGACTCAGAGGAGATAGACGAGCCTTGCTTCGACCCCTGTTACTGTGAAGTGAAGGAGGGCTTCTTCTACGTGCACTGCGACAGCAAAGGATTTACAAATGTCAGCCAGGTGTCCCAGTCATGGTCCAGGCCCTTTAAGCTCAACCTGCAGAGGAACTCCATGCGCAAGCTGTACTTCAACAGCTTCCTGCACCTCAACAACGCCATATCGCTCAACCTGGGGAACAACGCGCTCCAGGACATTCACGCCGGCGCCTTCAACGGCCTGAGCGTCCTGAGGAAGCTCTTCCTGCACGAGAACAAGCTGGAGGTGTTCAGGAACGACACTTTTCTGGGACTGGAGAGCCTGGAGTACCTTCAGGCGGACTACAACGTCATTAAGAGAATAGAGAGCGGGGCGTTCAGGAACCTGCACAAGCTCCGAGTGCTCATTTTGAACGACAACTTGATCCCGGCGCTCCCCAACCTGCTGTTCAGGTCCGTGTCCCTGACGCACCTGGACCTGCGCGGCAACCGGCTGAAGACGCTGCCGTACAGGGGCACGCTGGAGTTCGTGGGCCGCAGCCTGATGGAGATCCAGCTGGAGGAGAACCCGTGGAACTGCGCGTGCGAGATCGTGCAGCTGAAGGCGTGGCTGGAGCGCGTGCCCTACACCGCCCTGGTGGGCGACATCACGTGCGAGTACCCCTTCCACCTCCACGGCAAGGACCTGCGCGAGATCCGGCGCGGCGAGCTGTGCCCGCTGCTGTCCGAGGCGGAGATCGAGGCCCGGCTGGGGATCCCCAAGACGCCCTTCAGCAGCGAGGGCGCGTGGCCCACCAAGCCGTCGTCCATGCTGTCCTCCTTCCACAACACCGCCTCGTCCGTGGAGTACAAGGAGCGGCACGCCAAGCCCACCAAGCGGCCCCGGCCCACCAAGACCCCGCCCACGCCGCGCGCCGCCTACCCCGGCCCCAACCAGCCCCCCGTCGCGGCCTACCAGACCCGGCCGCCCATCCCCATCATCTGCCCGGCCGGCTGCACCTGCAACCTGCACATCACGGACCTGGGCCTCACCGTCAACTGCAAGGAGAAGGGCTTCCACAACATCTCGGAGCTCCTGCCGCGGCCGCTCAACGCCAAGAAGCTGTACCTGAGCGGGAACTTAATCCAGAAGATCTACCGCTCCGACTTCTGGAACTTCTCCAGCCTGGACCTACTGCACCTGGGCAACAACCGGATATCGTACGTGCAGGAGGGCGCCTTCATCAACCTGCCCAACCTGAAGAGCCTGTACCTGAACGGCAACGACGTGGAGCGGCTGACGCCGGGCATGTTCCGCGGCCTGCAGGCGCTGCGCTACCTCTACCTGGAGTACAACGTGATCCGCGAGGTCCAGCCGGCCGCGTTCAGCCTGATGCCCGGCCTGCAGCTGGCCTTCCTCAACGACAACCTGCTGCGCACGCTGCCCGCCGACGCCTTCGCCGGCACCTCGCTGGCCCGGCTCAACCTGCGCAACAACTACTTCCTGCACCTGCCGGTGGCCGGCGTGCTGGAGCACCTGCACTCCATCGTGCAGATCGACCTGCACCAGAACCCGTGGGACTGCTCCTGCGACGCCGTCCCGCTCAAGCAGTGGATGGAGAAGCTCAGCTCCGTCATCGTGGTGGGGGAGGTCATCTGCCGGACGCCCGAGTCGGCGTCCGGCAAGGACCTGCGCGCCCTGGACGCCGAGGCCGTCTGCCCCGAGCTGAGGCTCGCCGCCCCGTCCCCGGCGCGGCCCCTGGCGCCGTCGCCCGGCGGCTCCGGGGTGAGGCGCGCCCCCCAGGCCGGGCCCGTCCCGCTGTCGGTGCTGATCCTGAGCCTGCTGGTCCTCTTCATCTCGGCCGTGTTCGTGGCCGCCGGACTCTTCGCCTTCGTCCTGAGGAGACGCAAGAAGCTGCCCTTCAGGAAGCGGCCGGAGGCGGACCTGGCCGGCATCCAGATGCAGTGCCGCATGTTCGACGAGCGGCCGGCGGCCTCGCCCGAGAAGCCCGCCGGCCACGTCTACGACTACATCCCCCACCCGGTCACGCAGATGTGCAACAACCCCATATACAAACCGCGGGAGGGCGAGATGGAGCCGCAGTTGGCCGAGACCAAGGACGGCGGCAGCAGCTACCGGACGCtgctggagaaggagagggagtGGAACATGGCCGTGTCCAGCTCCCAACTCAACACCATCGTCACCATCAACCAGGCCAACGGCGCGCTCTGCCCCACGGTCATCGACAGCCAGAGGCCCACCCCCACCGTGGGCTTCGTGGACTGCCTGTACGGCACGGTCCCCAAGTTAAAGGACATGCACGTGGCGCACGCCCACCCCCCGGGGATGCAATACCCAGATTTACAGCAGGACGCCCGCTTGAAAGAAACGCTCCTTTTCACCGCGGGGAAGGGCTTCCCCGACCAAACCCAAAGCGAATACCTCGAGTTGCGGGCCAAGCTCCAAACCAAGCCGGATTACCTCGAAGTATTGGAGAAATCCTACCGATTCTaa